ACAACCTGTGGCCTATCCTCGAATCGAGCCTCGCATACGACCGTATCGCAAAGAAGACGGAGCTCGGCAGGGTTGCGCCGGAGGCGACAAAATACGGCGCCCTTACGGGTATTGCCGGCGCCATGATAGGGGCCGCGATCGGGGTCGTCGCAGGATCAAATGTCGGTGACGCAGCGTTAAGCGGCGCTGCCCTCGGTGCAGCGGCCGGCGCGACGATGGGTGGCACGAAAGGACTGCTTGATGCAGATGTGAAGGAAAAGATAAGGGAAGACCTCCAGAAGAGATCTCTGGAGAACAAGACGATCAACCCCAATGATCTGGCCTACAGTTTTATATTCTTTCCCGGGGAATCGGCAAAACCAATGGAACTCCGGCTAAAGCTGAAGGAAAAGGATACCGGGACATTCCATACCCTGATTATGAAACTACAGTAGACAGTAAAGGCCAACTGACAGTATATCGTAGTTCGTATATCGTATATCGAGATTGAAAAAAACATAAGACTTCAGGCGACTTAGGCCCTCACTACTTACG
This region of Syntrophorhabdaceae bacterium genomic DNA includes:
- a CDS encoding glycine zipper domain-containing protein, encoding MNITKKSFYIVFICLLAVAFTACQSYQRQVVPFKMPAAYPNATGAAGAVIASRAYDSQEAKSMFGFDIVGAGVMPVQVLFDNKGEHPIEIVPDQTFLIDSDNNLWPILESSLAYDRIAKKTELGRVAPEATKYGALTGIAGAMIGAAIGVVAGSNVGDAALSGAALGAAAGATMGGTKGLLDADVKEKIREDLQKRSLENKTINPNDLAYSFIFFPGESAKPMELRLKLKEKDTGTFHTLIMKLQ